Proteins found in one Deinococcus radiotolerans genomic segment:
- a CDS encoding Rad52/Rad22 family DNA repair protein → MKLSDVQKRLQAPFPAHMVAWKPAAYSRDRSRALMLAHIDARAVQDRLDAICPDGWTFEIEVIPGTRQPTVKGRLTVLGVTREDIGEAPEGDLGTLKAASSDALKRCAVHFGIGRYLYDLPKTWADWDDAGRKPTQTPELPDWARPDHERTPGGAHLMQAMEQLRYELPEDLDLQREVYKHLKAALGSLHPAPQHPTPQHPGRAA, encoded by the coding sequence ATGAAACTGAGCGATGTTCAGAAACGACTTCAGGCCCCGTTTCCCGCTCACATGGTGGCGTGGAAACCTGCCGCCTACAGCCGGGACCGCAGCCGCGCGCTGATGCTCGCGCACATTGACGCCCGCGCGGTGCAGGACCGCCTGGACGCCATCTGCCCCGACGGGTGGACCTTTGAGATTGAAGTGATTCCCGGCACCCGCCAGCCCACCGTGAAAGGCCGCCTGACCGTCCTGGGCGTCACCCGCGAGGACATCGGCGAGGCCCCCGAAGGTGACCTGGGCACCCTGAAGGCCGCCTCCAGCGACGCGCTGAAACGCTGCGCGGTGCACTTCGGCATTGGCCGCTACCTGTACGACCTGCCCAAGACCTGGGCCGACTGGGACGACGCGGGGCGCAAGCCCACCCAGACGCCCGAACTGCCCGACTGGGCCCGCCCCGACCACGAGCGCACGCCCGGCGGCGCGCACCTGATGCAGGCCATGGAGCAGCTGCGCTACGAACTGCCCGAGGATCTGGACCTTCAGCGTGAGGTGTACAAGCACCTGAAGGCCGCGCTGGGCAGCCTGCACCCTGCGCCTCAGCACCCCACGCCGCAGCATCCGGGGCGGGCCGCTTGA
- a CDS encoding methyltransferase domain-containing protein yields the protein MTWNPDQYHLFREARSAPVRDLHALIPDQAYASVIDLGCGTGDHTLTLARRFPHAQVTGLDQSAEMLERAQTQQAPNLHFQQGDLSQLSGTYDLIHANASLQWVPDHPALLAHLWTHLRGGGVLAVQVPANHDHPSHRLLTDTALEFQDELGGYARFGTAHGASPVLTPARYAELLDDLGGTDIAALSKVYPTVLSGADGLIAWTKGTALVPYLSRLNEPDQQRFLAAYRERLHAVYPGDRVYYAFTRTLFTARKP from the coding sequence ATGACCTGGAACCCCGACCAGTACCACCTCTTCCGCGAGGCCCGCAGCGCACCCGTCCGCGACCTGCACGCCCTGATTCCCGACCAGGCCTACGCCAGCGTCATCGACCTGGGCTGCGGCACCGGCGACCACACCCTCACGCTCGCGCGGCGCTTCCCACACGCGCAGGTCACCGGACTCGACCAGAGCGCCGAGATGCTGGAGCGGGCGCAAACCCAGCAGGCCCCCAACCTCCACTTCCAGCAGGGCGACCTCAGCCAGTTAAGCGGCACCTACGACCTGATCCACGCCAACGCCTCCCTCCAGTGGGTACCGGACCACCCGGCCCTCCTGGCGCACCTGTGGACGCACCTGCGAGGCGGCGGCGTGCTGGCCGTGCAGGTCCCCGCCAACCACGACCACCCCAGCCACCGCCTGCTGACGGACACCGCGCTGGAGTTTCAGGACGAACTGGGCGGCTACGCCCGCTTCGGCACCGCGCACGGCGCGTCCCCCGTCCTCACCCCCGCCCGGTACGCCGAACTCCTGGATGACCTGGGCGGCACGGACATCGCCGCGCTGAGCAAGGTCTACCCCACCGTGCTGAGCGGCGCGGACGGCCTGATCGCCTGGACGAAGGGCACCGCCCTCGTCCCGTACCTGAGTCGGCTGAACGAACCGGACCAACAGCGCTTCCTGGCCGCCTACCGCGAACGCCTCCACGCCGTCTACCCCGGCGACCGCGTGTACTACGCCTTCACCCGCACCCTGTTCACCGCACGCAAACCCTGA
- the hisH gene encoding imidazole glycerol phosphate synthase subunit HisH has translation MTAPSTERPEVLLLDYGAGNVRSAAKALERAGMTVRVSSDPADVPSARALVVPGQGHFRQVMDAFDTSGFRQPVLDAARGGTPILGICVGMQMLLEGSEEAPGVQGLGLIPGTVLRFPQDTQRKVPQMGWNSLDKVGDSPLLNDLACPAYAYFVHSYYVPLTVDVDAGAITEYGVPFWAAFSHGNLHATQFHPEKSGAVGLAILERFRRNVLEN, from the coding sequence GTGACCGCCCCCTCCACCGAACGCCCCGAGGTCCTGCTGCTCGACTACGGCGCCGGAAATGTCCGCAGCGCCGCAAAGGCCCTCGAACGCGCGGGCATGACCGTGCGTGTCAGCAGCGACCCTGCCGACGTCCCCAGTGCCCGCGCCCTCGTGGTGCCCGGGCAGGGGCACTTCCGGCAGGTCATGGACGCCTTCGACACCAGCGGCTTCCGCCAGCCCGTCCTCGACGCTGCGCGGGGCGGCACGCCCATCCTGGGCATCTGCGTCGGCATGCAGATGCTCCTTGAAGGCAGCGAGGAAGCGCCCGGCGTGCAGGGCCTCGGCCTGATCCCCGGCACCGTCCTGCGCTTTCCACAGGACACCCAGCGGAAGGTGCCGCAGATGGGCTGGAACAGCCTCGACAAGGTCGGCGACAGCCCCCTCCTGAACGACCTCGCGTGCCCCGCGTACGCCTACTTCGTGCACTCCTACTACGTGCCCCTGACCGTAGACGTCGACGCGGGCGCCATCACCGAGTACGGCGTGCCCTTCTGGGCCGCGTTCAGTCACGGCAACCTCCACGCCACGCAGTTCCACCCGGAAAAAAGTGGCGCCGTGGGCCTCGCCATCCTCGAACGCTTCCGCCGCAACGTTCTGGAGAACTGA
- the hisB gene encoding imidazoleglycerol-phosphate dehydratase HisB produces the protein MSRTATVTRTTSETDITVQLDLDTTSYEHPQTGHGFLDHMLDALARHARIGLTVRATGDLHIEPHHLIEDTGITLGQALTQALGDRKGIERYGSAFVPMDETLAHVVLDLSGRAHLAFEPETLNVWGDAGGMTHYHLREFLRGLCNHAGITLHVRLLAGREAHHVIEAIVKAVARALRDAVQVTSQTMPSTKGSL, from the coding sequence ATGAGCCGCACGGCCACCGTCACCCGAACCACCAGCGAAACGGACATCACCGTCCAGCTCGACCTCGACACCACCAGCTACGAGCACCCCCAGACCGGGCACGGCTTCCTGGACCACATGCTCGACGCCTTGGCCCGCCACGCCCGCATCGGCCTGACCGTGCGCGCCACCGGCGACCTGCACATCGAACCGCACCACCTCATCGAGGACACCGGCATCACCCTCGGACAGGCCCTCACGCAGGCCCTCGGCGACCGCAAGGGCATCGAACGGTACGGCAGCGCCTTCGTGCCCATGGACGAGACCCTCGCGCACGTCGTCCTTGATCTGTCGGGCCGCGCGCACCTCGCCTTCGAACCCGAAACCCTGAACGTCTGGGGCGACGCGGGCGGCATGACCCATTACCACCTGCGTGAATTCCTGCGTGGCCTGTGCAACCACGCGGGCATCACCCTGCACGTTCGTCTCCTCGCGGGCCGCGAGGCGCACCACGTCATTGAGGCCATCGTGAAAGCCGTCGCGCGCGCCCTGCGGGACGCCGTGCAGGTCACCTCCCAGACCATGCCCAGCACCAAGGGCAGTCTGTGA